The Pseudomonas fluorescens nucleotide sequence GCCGCGGGTGACCATGGGCGGGACTTTTTCGATGCCGAGCTTGGTGACGCCTTCGACGGTGACGAAGTCGGCGGCCTTGTTGCCGTTGTAGTAGACGTTGTCGATGCCGATATGGCCGATGCCGTTGAGCTGGGTGCCGACGCCGGTCCAGCCGTTGACCAGTTCATCGTTGAAGGTGAATTTGTTTTTGCCCAGGGTCTGCCCGGCCTGTTCACCTGGCTGGATGTTGTAGAGGTGGAAGCTGCGGTGGCGGAAGGCCGGGAGGTCTTTGCTGACCGGTACGCCGAGGGCGTAGGTCTTGCCGGTGGTGACCAGGCCGATGGCGTTTTTGACCCGTTCAGGGGTAAGCAGGTTGGCGGCGCCGATTTCGTCGTTGGCGCCGTAGGGGGAGGGGTGCCAGTCGGCGGCCAGGGTGGTGTGGCTGGTGATGGCCAGGGTTGTGGCGAGGAGCAGGGGTTTGAAGTGTTTCATGAGTCGGTCCTGTGCAAGTGAGGGGGCCGATTCTGGGGAAGGTGGGGTGGGGGAAAAAGCAGGGCTACGGACAATCAGTTTTGCGCTGGGGGCACGGATGGGTGGGTTTTGCTGTGCTACGGCAAGGCTGATAGCATTCGGCCATATTCTAGGGAGGGAATGCTGTGGCGCGTTGTTCTTATGGGCGGGTAGGGTTGGCCTTGGTACTGGTGTTGGCCGCGTCCACGGCGCTGGCGGCCAACACGCCTTGTTCCGGGCGCAAGGGTGGGATTGCCGGGTGTGATGGCGATCTGTTTTTGTGTAATGACGGGTCGATCAGTGCTTCTAAGAAAAGTTGCTCGGCGACCATGGGTGGCAGGGCGGCTCGGCCCGCGTTGCAGCCGTTGCGCGGGGCGAGTGAGGGCTGTGGTTGTGGGACCGGAAGCTTCTGCACTGGGCCGCGGGGTGGGGTGTATTGCCTGACGCCCAGTGGCAAGAAGAGTTATCGGCGGCGGTGAGATCGTGCATTGGCTGCTGGCCTCATCGCGGGTCAAGTCGAGTCGTCGCACCGCCGCTCCCACAGGAGAGCGCTACACCCTGAACATCTGCATCAACCCCTGCTGATGATTGGCCAGCCGGTTCAGCGCCTGGCTGATCTGCGCCGATTCTTCTGCTTGCCCCGACAACGATTCGGTCACATCCCGAATCCCCGCTACGTTGCGGTTCACTTCTTCCGCTATCGCGCTTTGCTCCTCAGCCGCCGAGGCGATCTGCAGGTTCATGTCGGTGATCACTGTCACCGCTTCGCCAATACGCTGCAACGCCGGTAGCGCCTGTTCGGCCTGGACGACGCTGTCCTGGGCCTGGCGGTGGCTGCTGTGCATGGCGTCGACCACTTCGCGGGTGCCTTGTTGCAGGCCTTCGATCACCACGCGGATTTCATCCACCGAGTCCTGGGTGCGTTTGGCCAGGTTGCGCACTTCATCGGCCACCACGGCAAAGCCGCGACCGGCTTCACCGGCGCGGGCGGCTTCGATGGCGGCGTTGAGGGCCAGCAGGTTGGTCTGCTCGGCGATGGCGCGGATCACTTCCAGTACCGAGCCGATCTGTTCGCTGCGGCTGGCCAGGTGCTGGACTTCTTCCATGCCGGCCGTCATTTCATTGGCCAGCCGCTCGATGGCCTGGGTGGTGTTGCGGATCATGCTCAGGCCTTCGCGGCTGGCCAGGTCCGCGCCGCGTGCCGCTTCGGCAGCTTGCGCGGCGTTGCGGGCGACGTCCTGGGCGGTGGCGCTCATTTCCTGGGAGGCGGTGGCCACCTGGTCGACTTCGCGGTATTGCTGCTGCATGCCGGCGCTGGTCTGGCTGGCAATCGCCGCCGATTGGTCGGCAGTGCTGCGCGCATCCTGCACCGAGGCTTTGACGTCGGCAATCACCGGTTGCAGCTTGTCGAGGAAGCGGTTGAACCAGTGGGTCAGCTCGCCGAGTTCGTCCTTGTTGGCGTAGTCCAGGCGCCGGGTCAGGTCACCTTCGCCGCTGGCGATGTCCTTGAGCATCGCCGCCACGCTCAAAATCGGCCGGGTCACGCCACGGGCGGTCAACCAGATCACCACCAGGCCCAGCACGGCCGCCGCCAGTGCCATCAGCAGGCTGCTGAGGTTGGCCCTGCTGTTGTGCGCATCCAGGCGCGCATTGAGTTCGATGGCCGGAGCCTGCAGCACCTGCTCCGGCACTTCCAGCAACACGCTCCACGGCTGCGCGCCGGGGACTGGGGCGAACGACTGGCTGACCTGCAGCAAGCCGTTATCACTGAACTGCGCCGCCTTGCCTGCACGTATCTGCGCGGCCAGGGCGCTGGCATGCTGGCCGAACACCTGCTCGAATTTCTTGCTCAGTTGCGCGGCATCGCGGCTATGCCCGGCGAGCAAGCCGGCGGGGCTGACAATGCTGACCTGGCCGTTGCCGTCGAACAGTTCCTTGCGCCCGTCCAGGCTCAG carries:
- a CDS encoding cyclase family protein, translating into MKHFKPLLLATTLAITSHTTLAADWHPSPYGANDEIGAANLLTPERVKNAIGLVTTGKTYALGVPVSKDLPAFRHRSFHLYNIQPGEQAGQTLGKNKFTFNDELVNGWTGVGTQLNGIGHIGIDNVYYNGNKAADFVTVEGVTKLGIEKVPPMVTRGVVLDMTAHYGKAIVPGGTVFTVEDVKAVLKQQNITLRKGDVVLFNTGWLELIGKDHPQFLATEPGIDMPAAQWLADQGIVAFGGDTWASEVYPNPSGEEFPVNQFMLAKRGIYNLELIDTRALVRDKAWEFLFVLGQPLYKGSTQVNINPVAIR
- a CDS encoding methyl-accepting chemotaxis protein, which translates into the protein MQQQYREVDQVATASQEMSATAQDVARNAAQAAEAARGADLASREGLSMIRNTTQAIERLANEMTAGMEEVQHLASRSEQIGSVLEVIRAIAEQTNLLALNAAIEAARAGEAGRGFAVVADEVRNLAKRTQDSVDEIRVVIEGLQQGTREVVDAMHSSHRQAQDSVVQAEQALPALQRIGEAVTVITDMNLQIASAAEEQSAIAEEVNRNVAGIRDVTESLSGQAEESAQISQALNRLANHQQGLMQMFRV